One Synechocystis sp. PCC 7509 genomic window, GGTTTAGTCGATGCTTTCAGAACAGTTACAGTTATTAGTTGCTGGGTACGTCCTCGGCGATCTTAGTTCCGAAGAAGCAGAGGAGTTTGAGCAACTCTTAGCAACTAATTCGGCAATTGCCCAAGAAGTAGCACAAATGCAACAAGTATTGGAGATATCTTACGCTCCACCAGAAGTGAGTCCGCCAAGTCATTTGCGCTTGGCAATTATGGAAGCACATCAAGCTATTCCAAGAAATAGCCCCCGCCCGGTCACGAAGTTAGCCCGTCCGTTTTTATCTGTTTGGACAATAGGGGCAGCCGCCGCCGTGCTGATAGTTGCTTTGGGCATTAGCAACTATCATTTGTGGCGAAGTTTACAGGTTATCCAAGCCCAAAGCCGACAGGATGAATTTTTGACTTCTTACTCGCTGCGAGCAAAAAATGCAAGTCTCTCGTTAGCTACTGTAGCAGTGAACCCCAATAAGTTAGAAGCTACATTGAACGTTGAGAATTTACCCCCGTTGCCACCGGGTAAAGTTTACGTGCTATGGACAGTGTTAAAGCCAGGTGCGCCCTTCACAACGGACAAGAAAAACGCAATTTTGACAGAAGTATTCAAGGTTGATGCTCAGGGGAATATTTCTAAGCAAATTACCGTTCCTAAAGCTTATCGTACCGAAGACGTAGTTACAGCAATGGCTGTAACTATGGAAGATGCTGTGGCTCCTGCCAAACACGCAGGAGCGCCAATCTTGATCGTAAGATTGTGAGACTTAACGTAAGTTTCTGTTCTGTTCCTGATACTGTTAGCGTTCACAATTCACCGGAGAGAAGAAGCGTAGGGGAATGAAACCAGCAAACACTTCAAAAAAGAGAAAATATTAATACCTCTCTTACCGTATAACAAGCATTTTCAGTAGTAAGACAAATAAATAAACTATCCCCGCCTTGCTGCGCGAGGCGGGGATAGTTTATGACTACTTAAATTTTGAGCATTACCACAATGCTCTAACTGGACGAGTCATATTATCCCTATTAGGTTTTTTTTGCGTAAACCCTCGAAAAAGGGGAATAGTAAAAATGAGGTGGGGCATTATCACCTTTGAGCCTCTTGTCAGCAAAGCTTTTTTCCCCAACGAGTCTCAAAAAGTAGAGTTTTTGAGATGTATTTTGCAAGTGAAAAGCTTTGCTAGGAAGAATTACAAGGAGGTAACACCAAACCTCTTTTTTTACTAATCCCCCTTTCCGAGGGTTCTTACAAAAAACCCCTATTTATAAAACGAGCAAAAAGTGAGCAACTTTTGGACTGGAAAGTGAGTAGCCGATTGATTTAGATTATGGATGCTAATAAGTGGGGTGCAAATTTACCTTAAATTCACATTTCTAAGGATAATTCTCATGTTTTCCGAGCGCCGGAAGAACTGAAATCGACACTTTATTTAGCTGCTTTTGGCTCATCTCATAAGAACCTTTACTTCTTGAAGACAGCATAACTCAAATGTTTAGGTCGCTCTAACTTGATACTTGCAGTATGACTAAGGATTTACTATACATGAAACAATTTATATCAGCTATTCCGGTGCTGTTAGCAGTAGTTTACGCAGGGCAAGCACAAGCTGTAACTTTTGCTGAAATTAGTGATGCTGGCGACAACCTCAATACAGCTCAAGTGATCCCGTCGGGGGCATTTTCACTAGATTCAATCTCTGGAACTCTATTTGAGAATGATGCTGATTTATTTAAAATCTTTTTAACAGGGGGTCAGACATTTTCAGCTACAACTAGAAATGCCCAAACAGATCAAATTCCCATTGACGATCTTTTAGGTATTCCAACAGAATTAGCCGCCGATCCGCAGTTGTTTTTATTTGACTCTGCTGGTAGAGGAGTATATGCAAATGATGATAGTTTTGGCTCTTTACAACCTACTCTTTCATCAAGTGGATTTTCTCCTACGGAAGCTGGCATTTATTATTTAGCAATTTCTAGTTCTGGCTACAATCCTGTGAGTAACGGGACAAGTATTTTTCCTGATGCAACAGGTGGAGAAGTTCTACCGAACAATAGTAATTTTGTTTTAACTGATTTTGTTGGTACAAGTAATACTAATGGACGCTACGATATCGCTTTAAGCGGCGCTAAAGCTGTGCCTGAGCCGACATCGATATTAGGTATATTGTCCCTCAGTGCTTGGGGTGCGGTTAGGCGAATGAAAAAAAAGGTTAAACAATAGTAAGTTTGTTGTTTGCCAAAAATAGTTTCATCTTTTGACGATGCAAGTCTCTTAAATCTGGCTTGTTTTTAACTAAGAAATAACTAGGTGTTTTCAAATCTATTAATAATTACCTGTGGATTTTTAAAGTTAAAAAGTGGTTGAAATGGCAACTTGCCCGATTTAAAGATAATTATTTTAAGCATCATATTTCTAAGCATTAAAACAAGTTTTTGTTATCAGTAAAAGTTCAAAAATTAGGTAACTGGAGGAGAAATCAACATGGCAAGCCAAAAAAATACCGTCCAAAGGAATTTAAAAAAAATTCTCCCCCTGGGAGGATTAGCATTAGCGATCGCTATAAGTGCAGTAGTTCTTCCACAGTACGCCAAAACTTCCGATCATGATGATGGCGAGGTTGATACCAAAGGTCGCAATCTCAATTTGACAGATTTGTATGTATTTCGAGAAAAAGATCAAAATCCTCAAGCAAGTATTGGGGATTTGGTGTTTATTATGAACACAAACCCGCGATCGGTAGCTCGCCAGCAGTATTACTTCAGCACCAGAGCGCGGTACGAATTTAATGTTAGCCGCATTACAAATAATGATGCTACTCCTACGGGTAAACCAGATGTAACTTTGCGATTTGAGTTTGGTGCGCCTAATTCCAATGGTCAACAGGAAATTAAACTAACAAGCCTACGCGACGGTGGTACGAGTAATGTGGCAATGGCAATAACTACCCCAATCATCAACGCATCAAAACCAGTAGTTAAGCAAGTTTCAATGGGTGGCTCTAATTTAAGCGTGTTTGCTGGATTGCGAGAAGATCCATTTTTCTTTGACGTAGAACAATATTTTCGAGTCCGTGCAGGAGCGTTAGGA contains:
- a CDS encoding anti-sigma factor, which gives rise to MLSEQLQLLVAGYVLGDLSSEEAEEFEQLLATNSAIAQEVAQMQQVLEISYAPPEVSPPSHLRLAIMEAHQAIPRNSPRPVTKLARPFLSVWTIGAAAAVLIVALGISNYHLWRSLQVIQAQSRQDEFLTSYSLRAKNASLSLATVAVNPNKLEATLNVENLPPLPPGKVYVLWTVLKPGAPFTTDKKNAILTEVFKVDAQGNISKQITVPKAYRTEDVVTAMAVTMEDAVAPAKHAGAPILIVRL
- a CDS encoding DVUA0089 family protein, whose translation is MKQFISAIPVLLAVVYAGQAQAVTFAEISDAGDNLNTAQVIPSGAFSLDSISGTLFENDADLFKIFLTGGQTFSATTRNAQTDQIPIDDLLGIPTELAADPQLFLFDSAGRGVYANDDSFGSLQPTLSSSGFSPTEAGIYYLAISSSGYNPVSNGTSIFPDATGGEVLPNNSNFVLTDFVGTSNTNGRYDIALSGAKAVPEPTSILGILSLSAWGAVRRMKKKVKQ